The stretch of DNA ACTTAGAACCCaagataattttaataaaattttagattaagaGGCAAATAAGCTAGTAAATAATAAACATGCACGCCTAGGGATGACAGCAGGTAAAGTTTTGCAGCAACAGTTTACTTGATCATAGTGCAAGTAGATGTGATAAAATAGATACATAAACAGGAGTACTCTAGCAACCTGTCAAAAACATCAAAGTTCATTATAAGTAACTGCAAGATAAATTAGTGGAGAGGACATAAATGAAAGCATTAACAGAAAAGGAAAAAGTCCAAGAGCAATAAACTGATTTCACTCACAAACCATGCGACAAATATTACAACTCCATTGACCAAGTAAGCTTTGGATCTCTTCATTCCAACTGTGTCAAGATACCTATATGAAACCAGTAACATCTGTAACATAGAGTAAAGTAACAAGTATTTTACAATTGGCATGCAAGGAATGAAGTAGTAAATATGTAATCTTTTACCATCTCAAATTGATCCCAGGCGTTGTAGTCTCAGAGATTAGTACCATGAAGGTGTAAAGCTGCCCCTCCCCAGTCAACATAGAATATGCTACAGCTGCTAATGACAGAAGATGATGAAGGACCTgaataacaaaaaatttaggttgatTTACATCAGGATCAGCTTGAATATCAGGGCTTGACATAGGCCAAGACTTAGACCCAATAATAAAATACTTACATACTCCATTCCACCTAGAGAAGGGTAAAACCAAATGATCATACCAAGGTCAGCCAGAAAGTAACCAACAGATGCCtgtcaaaagaaaattttcaagaaatggCATGTAAGATAATTACTTAGAAGCTGGCTCTGAGATGATAAGATATAAACCGAGAGAAATATTAAACACAAAATGAAAACGTTCAGCAAGATGAATTTCTGAAATATATTTTCCTCTTGTACAAACAACAGTGCTACAACTAAATTTCCAGCCACGTTAAAAACTGAGTTGATAGGTAGAGTGTGTCACTTGGTATGTGGTTGGTAAATAATATCATGACTTTCACAGCTTCTCTGCgtgtatttattatttattcagtCATTCATTAGACAGATCATCATTCTGCAATATAAAAAGGCTAACatactaacaaaaaaaaaaaaaaccttctacTTCCTCAGATATCTCATATTAGCCCGTCTTTGTTTTATTTCAGACAAGGGCTTATAAGAGCTTATCTAAGAAATTCAAGGTACAGCTCACGAGCAATGTGATTTACTTATTGAGTTAGCAGACCATGCCTCATGGCCATGAAAGCTTACTGAGAGACACACGATGACATTGTACATTTatagtttctgagactgagcttTTAATTGCAAAATTGCAATCACAGTGAAAAATTTTTGCCGTATGCTAGCTACATGTGACATCGGAGATCTTTATTTTAATGAGTAGTCTTCACATCAAAGGTGAATTGAACCAGGGTCTGACTCCCCTCCATTAATTTCCATTACACATTAATCACCATTCAAAAGTGACTTTCACAACTTTCAAAAGAAAAGTATAACTTccacaaataataaataagtccTGCAGAAATGAATGGTAAAGATGTATGTATTGAAAAATAATAGACAAAAGATAATGTTTGGGATCCTAATCCATTGAACCAAGACTAGCAAACCCCTATGAAAACCAAGCCCAGCTTACTATAAAGTTTCAATGAAAACTTTTGACCATGAGTTCAAGAAATGCTTGTCCTAAGCTAAAAGTTAAGTTTATTAAATTTTGTGAAAAGGAGTTAACATGAATGCATATTTTTCCACCACAATTATGTTACTCGTTTTGCACAAAAACAAGAGATTTGGCTAAGGGTACATAAAATACTCTGTTGGGGCTATGAAACAAAGTGGCGGAGAACCTTAAACCATATTAAATCAGAAGAATTGCACTTGCAGGCATGACCAAGGATATACATATTACATAGACAGAAATATGATGGTACTCTTCATTGCTGTCCCTGGAAAATGAGAGGTCAATTTCAGCATGAGAAAAAACAGCAATTCACAACTATTTGTCGTATCAATGGTAGAGCCACCCACATCATTCAAACTTATCAAGTAAAACATTTCCATTCGCtagaaatttaaatattcaataaaGAAAACTTAACATTTCATAGCTTCTTCTAAATGATACAGTAAATGTGCTCAAAATAAACCACTCAGGAGAATTTTATGTATCACAGTGCATGACTAAAATTATCACGATGACGTGTTATTAAAGTCAGGCAGATCAACTTTTTACTGATAGCCAATATTAGAAGTCAAGGATAAAAGACCAGACATAAATGATCAAATATTATCTCAATTCCAAAAGTTTTCATTGAAGATGAAGGAAAAAGCTATCCTCACCCCCAAACTGAATGTAGACAATGCAGAACTGCGGAAAGTAACCATGCCAGCATATTGGTTGTCAGAATAGAGGTTTGACCAAAACACGAAGTATAACGACATGGCAGTTACGAACATGGCATGAAAGGTTGATATGGATCTGCATAAACCATCCCGACGTTAATTCTGTATATATAAAAGCAAAAAGTAATGACAAATTCAAGATAACTAGAAATATTAGTCACCGGTTGCTCCACTCAGTGCGTTGAATTTTTGGTAGGCTAGGATAGCTCTTAAAGTAAACACTGCTAAACAACTGAGTAAGATCATATACCTGGAAAAGGATAATGCAGTCAAAACTTGAGAGGaagagaaagaaggaaaaggTAGCACAAAggaaataaagggaaaaaaagacGCTTAAACAgaagaaatgagaaaaataacAGAGAAAACTCAGAAGAAACTAAAGCTCAATGAAAAGTAACCATCATTATAGAAATAAGATAAAAAGTTCAGATCATACAGCTGCAAATCGTCGTTCTAACTCAACTGAATTATTTTCAATCTGAACAGTAAATCACAAAAATGATTAGGGAACATACCATCTTGTAGGCACAAATGCCGCAAATGATTGATGTGTATGGGATGAAGGAATCTGCTAGTAAATATTCCTTTACCAGCAGCTCAGCTGGATTCTGGTAAGATTTTATCCCCATAATTTCTGTTTTAGAAAACGCTAACAGAGCATATTCGTTAACCAATCAGTCCAAGAAAATGAACTTCTGTTGTCTCCTGTACTCTGCTCGTTCTTCATGatgaataaaacataaaacaattgaatgaacgttagaaaaatattttaaaaaggaaaaaattctaCATTCCAAGTATAgttgattttaatttgaattatagtacaCTAGAAATTCAAATATAGTGCACGACTAGCATTCCCCTCTAAACAAGAAAAAAGCACGAACCACACCATTCACCATATATGAAAGACAATCATAACATCATAGTGTCTTAATTTTCACATTCCAACCATCTAAAAGGGTGAGAATAGGTGCAAGAGAGGATGGCTATGATGTGAAAATCAGAAAATGTACAGAATATGCAGTCAAAAGATTAGCAGTCCCAGACTTGAATTTGGGATGGGCATATCCTCAAAGTCATCTTTAGGGCATATCCTTCAAAGTTAAGGGGTATTAAACATAACAAGACATGCAATTCAAATAACATATGCCATAAATTCATTTCAATAAAGAATGCTCCTCCATTCATGTCAATGGTGGtttaatatgaatgaaattgacgaTAATTGCTTAAGGAAAAGAAGTTCTAATCTAATTAACATACATTGAGAATctcttcccccccccccccccaatccCTTCTTCAAAAGGGAAATATATATATCAGGATCTATTAAGTTTCTTGGCCTAAGCAGCAGGGATGCAGATACAGAATACTTGTACAACAGATATGAACAGAGGAACacgaatttttttaaagaaaattaggCATGGAAACAGTAGAGCACAACAAGAAAAAGATTTATTATggaataataaacaataaaactGTAAAACTGATAcctttgaataaaatattattaacgtgaaaatagtttttttcaattttttaaaataaaatttgaagttaaaaacttgacgttaaaattttcattaaaatgttattcaagtttttttcactctttttttaaatatatattatgatcCTGAAGAAGGAAAAAATGACATAAAGAGTCAAGCTTCTTGTTCTTTGCAGCCATTGAATTTAACAGAAGTAAATACAAATGTTTCCGTAGGCAAGAGAACTCTAAACGTGATCAACTTATTCTCTTTTGCATCAATTTAAAACAACTGATTCAATCATCCGACAAGGTTTTGCcccaaaaatttttttaatttaaaataaaaaatgtatcaaACAAAAGTATCAATGCagaaaaacaagaagaaaacaACACAGCATCAAACAACAGAAATGAACCAAAAAATTCAATGATTAAACAATCAAAACCAAATTGATCATCGCAAATCCAGCCGTATCTAGACTTATCCAACCATATCTTGACCAcatttcagcctattttattattattttcatatttttatgtgtCTGAACATGTCCAATATGCATTCAGAACACGAATCCTTGCATGTTTTAACCACAATTTTTTAGCCAAGTGAGACAGTAAGCGTCCAAGCTTCATTGTTCTTGGCGAATGTTATtcaaagtttatttttaatatatatctaTGGTCCTGAAGAAGGAAAAGATGACATAAAGAGCCCAAGTTCTTcctgttttttatttctttacagCCATTGCATATAACAGAAGTAAAGTACAATAATTTCAGAAGGCATGGCAACCCTAATCGTGATTAACTTATTATCTTTTGCATCAATTCAAAGCAAATTCAATTTCAATCATCCAACAAGGATTTGCAAAAAGagattaaaacttttaaaaaaaatgcatcCAACAACAACATCAATGcagaaaaaacaagaaataacatatcatcaaagtaacaactgaaataaaaatatggaaacaaaaaagaaccaaaaataattcaataacaaaccaatatgcaagatagataaaaagaaaaatattgaaaagacaagaaagaagaaaggaaGGAGGAAAATAGGAGTACCGGAATCGGAGACAAATTAACCAGCGGGAATTGCGGAAGAAATCCGGGATTTAGTTTTTTGGGCAAACAGAAAGCGACGGAAACTGCTGCTGGATTCTCTgcttattttttcttcttttttcagaaaaaataatttgaagaaatATATAGGCGTAGGAATGTACTCCATAAAAAATTTCTTAATCAGTGCTCGCCATACTGTGTCTCATATTTCGCCTTTTCTTTTAATTGATTGGatagatataatataatataatatattaatataagattatgatttttctagaataatttatgaaaaactGAGGTCAAATAAGGTTATCTGTATATAATAGATTATTCTATTTCCAGAATGCTTTTCCAAAAGTCAAAGTGCAGCATCTATTCCACGTTCGACAATTATATTATGATAATTTATAATAGATGCAATAAAAAGAAGATATGATatctttgatatatatatatatatacatattatatcatcttttttaaaagatatttgtACTATTTTAAATATCATAGGTTGTTTGATAAAATAGttttcgtaaaatgatttttgaaaaatggcttacctttctggaaaagttaatattttttggtatttagataaatctatgtaaaatattttctattgtttggcAGATTacttgaaaatatttcataaaagttgttttcaattaaacaaacatatattttgagatttatgataaGTAGTGAACTGATTACAAAGTGATGTTAAGGTGAAATTATAGTAGATGATGAATCTTCAtgatgttaaggattaaattgtaaactttgtgaaatttataattgaaacaatAAAAGTTATATCCATGAAAATTTGttatgtgaaataagatattgtaatgaattattttattaaagtgattatatggtgaaaattaaattataatgaattatttgactaaattgaaaaatgtacaaaagtttaagtgtgaaacaacttaatatgtgaataaggaaattatgataaaagtttaatgaatgtgttatgagatgaTGAAATAAAGTGAATTTGTGGAAACGTATGGAATTTTTATGATGACAAAGACTAAATAgttaaacttgagaaaatatgtAGATGAAATAATAGAAGTGAAATACATATAAATTTGATATGTGGAACAAGATTTTGAGATAAATTATATGATTAAAGTGtaacaagaaaagaaaatgatttaatatgattaattagtgaatattgaacttttatgacaaaaagatactaaattgaaaagttatgaaagtttataaaaattatttgatgAGTGAAGAATGTAAAAGAGAATGTAACATCTCAGTGCTTTGACCTAATGTTCGGGTCAGGTATGGAGGTGTTATAGTGAATAGAGCCTTATCAGTTtagaaatatattataaaaaaatttgtaagaTATTTTACGGAAATAAGGGGGTAATTTTACGTTGACTAGAAAACTATTTACATTGACCATcctattttacatgaaacaaaCATCGAAAAAGGCTGAAAATATGAGCCTAAATCTTAATTAACAGTATTTTTTTCTGCTTTGTAGCACGGTTTTTTTTCTGTTTTGTAGCAcatttttccttttctctttgtTCTAGTTTCATTGTTCATTGTTTCTGTAAAAAGAGACCAAATCTAGTGGTTTCTTTTGATAATTGTTTTGTGGGCTCTTTACTGACATCAAATATGGTTAGTTTTCGGTCAATATGAGTGACTTTGGTAAACATTTGGCATCCGATTTGGGGTATTTCAATTTCTGATCTGAATGAATGAA from Gossypium hirsutum isolate 1008001.06 chromosome D04, Gossypium_hirsutum_v2.1, whole genome shotgun sequence encodes:
- the LOC107959744 gene encoding TLC domain-containing protein 4 isoform X3 codes for the protein MGIKSYQNPAELLVKEYLLADSFIPYTSIICGICAYKMVYDLTQLFSSVYFKSYPSLPKIQRTEWSNRSISTFHAMFVTAMSLYFVFWSNLYSDNQYAGMVTFRSSALSTFSLGASVGYFLADLGMIIWFYPSLGGMEYVLHHLLSLAAVAYSMLTGEGQLYTFMVLISETTTPGINLRWYLDTVGMKRSKAYLVNGVVIFVAWLLEYSCLCIYFITSTCTMIK
- the LOC107959744 gene encoding TLC domain-containing protein 4 isoform X2, whose product is MGIKSYQNPAELLVKEYLLADSFIPYTSIICGICAYKMVYDLTQLFSSVYFKSYPSLPKIQRTEWSNRSISTFHAMFVTAMSLYFVFWSNLYSDNQYAGMVTFRSSALSTFSLGASVGYFLADLGMIIWFYPSLGGMEYVLHHLLSLAAVAYSMLTGEGQLYTFMVLISETTTPGINLRWYLDTVGMKRSKAYLVNGVVIFVAWFVKQMHSYGLLLIFVVPSVLSVMNLFWFGKIIRGLRKTLAKRQ
- the LOC107959744 gene encoding TLC domain-containing protein 4 isoform X1 yields the protein MGIKSYQNPAELLVKEYLLADSFIPYTSIICGICAYKMVYDLTQLFSSVYFKSYPSLPKIQRTEWSNRSISTFHAMFVTAMSLYFVFWSNLYSDNQYAGMVTFRSSALSTFSLGASVGYFLADLGMIIWFYPSLGGMEYVLHHLLSLAAVAYSMLTGEGQLYTFMVLISETTTPGINLRWYLDTVGMKRSKAYLVNGVVIFVAWFVARVLLFMYLFYHIYLHYDQVKQMHSYGLLLIFVVPSVLSVMNLFWFGKIIRGLRKTLAKRQ